The following are encoded together in the Montipora capricornis isolate CH-2021 chromosome 5, ASM3666992v2, whole genome shotgun sequence genome:
- the LOC138048705 gene encoding uncharacterized protein, giving the protein MATIGQVKDLLKKELESLHSKLETMPTEFSELRASVQLFSDKYDDLLKQIKQSNEKLHQQRTDLSKTNSEVNNIKKDLMSMEERIANTSYEIEEVGQYLRRDCLEISGIKATSDCSAESIVQSVGKAIDVSVNEQDISIAHPIPSYNAAAPPKIIVKFTRRSVRNTFYSNRRKLANKKARDLPDLDLESGANIFISESLTPYKKKNYLVM; this is encoded by the coding sequence ATGGCTACAATTGGACAGGTAAAGGACCTTCTAAAGAAGGAACTTGAATCGCTTCATTCTAAATTGGAGACTATGCCTACTGAGTTCAGTGAATTAAGAGCATCAGTTCAACTTTTCTCGGACAAGTATGACGATCTATTAAAACAAATCAAGCAGTCGAACGAAAAACTTCATCAACAGAGGACAGACTTGAGTAAGACCAACTCCGAAGTAAATAACATCAAGAAAGATCTTATGAGCATGGAAGAGCGAATAGCAAATACCTCCTATGAGATTGAGGAAGTTGGTCAATACCTTAGAAGGGATTGTTTGGAAATATCGGGAATCAAGGCGACGAGCGACTGTTCAGCCGAATCCATTGTTCAATCAGTTGGCAAAGCTATTGATGTTTCAGTTAACGAACAAGATATTTCTATTGCGCACCCTATACCGTCTTACAATGCTGCTGCTCCACcaaaaataattgtgaaattTACCCGACGAAGTGTGAGAAATACCTTCTACTCCAATCGGAGGAAACTGGCTAACAAGAAAGCAAGAGACCTTCCTGACCTTGACCTCGAGTCTGGCGCTAACATCTTTATCTCTGAATCCCTCACGccgtataaaaaaaaaaattatttggtaatgtaa